A genomic window from Arthrobacter sp. FW305-BF8 includes:
- a CDS encoding LacI family DNA-binding transcriptional regulator: protein MRDVAALAGVGIKTVSRVVNDEPGVSEGTRQRVLEAAKLLNYQLDLTAQSLRRAGRQTRSVGLLLPSVANPFHGQIHRALSDVLASHDIAVLSASLDDNATREEELVKAFLRRRVDGLVLTPVANSQGYLPEHSKDLPMVFIDREPVGIGADAVVSDNAAGAAKATVHLISQGHTKLAYLGGRTDIQTARERRRGFINELDRAGISTDTVQFLEGLRTEESARTAARELFTGAEPPTAIFSAQILVTFGVMRALQELGLNRTVALVGFGDFTLSDMMNPGITVVAQYPEHIGRSAAERILARISGDSQEPRTYTIPCELILRGSGEVPPPSRPNVRKALASDRPGSHRRNGANAEGDRTSVSSQQRGCP from the coding sequence ATGCGTGATGTGGCTGCTTTAGCCGGAGTAGGCATCAAAACAGTTTCCCGCGTCGTCAATGACGAGCCCGGTGTTTCCGAAGGCACCCGCCAGAGAGTGTTAGAGGCGGCAAAACTGCTGAACTACCAGCTGGACCTGACGGCACAAAGCCTACGCCGGGCCGGCCGACAAACACGGTCTGTCGGGCTACTGCTTCCCAGCGTCGCCAACCCATTTCACGGTCAAATCCATCGGGCCCTCAGTGATGTCCTGGCGAGCCACGACATAGCGGTCCTCTCCGCAAGCTTGGACGATAACGCCACACGTGAAGAGGAGCTGGTCAAAGCATTTCTCCGGAGGCGCGTCGATGGACTGGTTCTGACTCCGGTCGCCAACAGCCAGGGGTACCTGCCGGAACATTCCAAGGACCTTCCGATGGTCTTCATCGACAGAGAACCGGTAGGCATCGGTGCTGATGCAGTGGTCAGTGACAATGCCGCTGGCGCGGCCAAAGCCACCGTGCACCTGATTTCCCAGGGCCACACCAAACTCGCCTACCTAGGAGGCCGCACAGACATTCAGACCGCCCGGGAGCGGCGCCGCGGTTTCATTAATGAGTTGGACCGCGCAGGTATTTCGACCGACACCGTGCAATTCTTGGAAGGACTGCGCACCGAGGAATCGGCGCGGACGGCGGCGAGAGAACTATTCACGGGCGCTGAACCGCCGACGGCCATCTTCTCTGCACAAATCCTGGTGACCTTTGGAGTAATGCGAGCGTTACAGGAGCTGGGGCTGAACCGGACTGTGGCCTTGGTCGGATTCGGCGACTTCACCCTCTCGGACATGATGAACCCAGGTATAACTGTGGTCGCCCAGTACCCCGAGCACATCGGCCGGTCAGCCGCAGAACGGATTCTGGCACGTATCAGCGGAGACTCGCAGGAGCCGCGAACATACACCATCCCCTGTGAACTGATCCTCCGAGGGTCAGGGGAAGTTCCGCCGCCCTCCAGGCCAAACGTTCGTAAAGCCCTCGCCTCCGACCGGCCCGGCAGCCATAGGCGGAATGGTGCAAATGCGGAGGGCGACAGAACCTCCGTTAGCAGTCAGCAGCGGGGATGCCCATGA